A segment of the Atribacterota bacterium genome:
AGATGATCAAAGTCATTTACCGAATGCTAACCGAAGATAGGGATTATCAGATAAAAAAAGAAGCTTTAAAAGCGGCATAAAAAAGTTTGAAGATTACTTGATTTTTCAGATGGGAAGTTCAGGTCTTCACATTTGACATTTGATTGAAATGTCAAATGTGAAGACCTGACCCCCAAGTAACCCAAGTAATAAGCACCATAAGCAAGCAAGTACAATAAAAGAGGAAGGAAGGTTATGGTAGTTAAATGAGAAAGTTGTTTATAGTGTTTTTGGTAATTTTATTGATGAGTGTATCAAATGTCTTTATGTCTGCTCAGGAGCAAGGAGGGCAGACAGAAATAGCAGTCCAGGAAAATAATCAGCAGGAAGAATCCGTAGTGGAACTAACAGCCGATCAGGTCAACTATGACAAAGAAAATGATTTGATGGTTTTTATTGGTAATGTGGTTATTATCCAGGAAGATACTACTCTCACCTCCGAATTGGCATCATTTAATGTTGACAATAAAATCGGGCAGATTTCTGAAAATGTGAAATTAGTCCAGGAGGACATAACCATTACTGGTGAGAAACTGGAGGCATTTCTAAACGACAAACGTTATATCTTTGAAAATCAGGTAGAATTAGTACAGGAAAGAGAGGACGCTCAGGGAGAATCTGATAATATTACCTGGTTATGCCAGAAATTAGAAATTTTTACTGAAACTAAAAATATGACTGCTACTGGAGAGGTAGTCATTAGCAAGAAAGATTATACTATCAATGCACTGGAAGCAATTTATAATGATGCAGAGGATAAAATTACTTTAACTGGTGGAGTTAAGATTGAAGAAATTGCCAACAACCGTAGAATATCAGGTGATAGCGCAGTCTTCTACATTGATGATGATAAACTGGAAGTAACAGGAAATGTTAGAAGTAGCATTGTCCTAGATTAAAACATGCTTGTGCTTGGGGGTCAGGTCTTCACATTTGACATTTGATTGAAATGTCAAATGTGAAGACCTGACCCCCAAGCACACAAGTAACCAAGTACAAGTAATGATAACAAGTAACAAAATGGAGATTCATTATGCCAAATAGAACTGTTAATGATAGGGGAAAGAGCAGTACCTTGTTTAAATTTGGCTTCAGTGCCTTGCTGATTATGACAATTGTTTTCCTTATGAATGGATGTGCCCGCTGGCCTGATGGAGGAGGCGGTGAGGAAAATAAATTATTGATTATCAGGGTTGATTTAAATGAAAACGGACAGCTAAATACTGAACTTGGGAAATATTATATCGTTTTTGATACCAAAGAAGAAGCTTCAAAACCACCCTCCTGGGATAGAGAGGAATGGGAAGGAGGGTATTATTATATTATGTTAGATTATATGGGATTCTGTTTTGGAAAGTGGGATAGCACCTGTCTGCATACCAGTATTGGTGTAACAGATGATAACTATTTTCAGGTTAATCTTGATCTTGATTCTTTAGGCAATCCTGAAAAGATTTTTATGAATGTTATAACTACTGATTACAATGATACGACTTATGATTATATTAACAACTCATCAGATTTAACCATTGATACCAGTTTATCAAACTTTAATAAAATAGTGCAAGACTTTCCATTGGATTCAGATGGTGGCCTTGATTTTGATATCATTAAAGTGACTATTTCCCTTGTTATGTCATAGGACAGTAAATGCATTGTATTACCTCTTACCCCCCGAGGGTAATGGTTTCAGTGGGGAAAGCTTTAATGCTAAAATCAACCCATATAGATTTGGTGGATTGACGATAATTAATACTAATTTCCCTACAGTGTAAATCTCTGACTACACTTATTACGCTATTTCTGATATCAAATTTATCAAAGTAAACAGAACCACTGTAGCCTAGCTTCCATTCTTCGCTTAATTTTAATGACATTTTAGTATCAATTCGCTTATTCCATTGCTTTTTATTTAAGTCATAATAGGTGCTTAAATAAATATTGTGGTCTCCCTTTGGTTTCCATTGCAATCTCGCTCCCAGGCTACCGAAAGATTCGCTTACAAAATTATAATTAGTAGAAAGGTTAATTTGTAAATCATCTCTTGGCTTTAAAACTATACTGGCACTGGCAGATTCAGTCAGAGGGCTCAATACATCAAAATTAAAAGGAGTTGGTCCTTCAGACCTATAATAATTGTAAGAAAAATTTCCATAAAATTCTGGTTGATAGCCTACTTTTAAATCTAGTTTACCACCTACCATATAACGTGCTTCCCCAGTTAAATAGACATCCTGTCTATAAATACCTGATGCAGTTAAACTGATATTATCGGTAATTTTAAAGGGTCTATTAGCATTAATTATATATTCTCCTCGTACATTTTCCTGATCCGTAGCGCTTTCGTAAAACCTACCGACTGATGCATTAACACTATAGTTGATACCGGTATCCCATAATTCGGTGCTACTTTTAGTAAAAATCAACTCCGGTAATCTATCAAGAGTACTTACCGTACCGGCACCAGGTGGCTTATCTCCTAAATCAATCAATTTTTCGGTTATAAGTCTAAGCGTGTAACCCTGTCCGGTATATTTTAATTGCCATTCTGGACGGAGTAAATGATCAATAGGTTGATTAGTGGAATCCTTTGAAGTATAGAGTAGAGTGAGATTCGAATTTAAGTCATCAGTAATATTCTGATTATAGACCATTTTGATATTACCGGTACTGGTTGTAGCATCGGTTTTTACATTGAAATTGTATTTTCCGGTAATGGTAAGCAGCGCATCTTCCCATTTTTTGTATATATAAAAATCAGGTTTTATAGTGTGGCTTGAGCTCTGGAATGAACCAGGATACACAATACCATCGTATATTATATTTGCCTTCAACCTTAAGTCATTTTCAAAATTTTGCCAGTATTTAATACTGGCATCCAGATCATAGATATTAGCAGTTTTTCTTTTTAAAGCATAAAGATAAAGAACTACCTCGCCGTCATCTACTCTTTCTTCCCCTAATTCAAAGGTATGTTCAATTCCAGCTCCCAATCCTTTTTTTTGCATCCAATCGACATAAATGCTACCATAGGAAGAGGCATCTTGAACATAATTAAATTGATTCTTCAAAAACCATCCTTCGCTGGAACTCTGACCAATATCGGGGACATAAGGAAGTTGATTTTTCCCTCTCAGAAAGATTAAAAAAGAAGGGAAGGTGAACATTTTTCTTTTTCCTTCATACCAGGAAACACCTTTGGCAACTATCTTATCATCAATATAGATAGTAATTTGTTCTGCTTCAATATGCCAGTGCGGTTCTTCCAGATCACAGGTAGTAAAGAGACCACTTGATATTTCGATAGTATCCGGGAAATTTTCCATTTTTCCACCTTCATAGTAAACCAATCCCCTGATATTTTTCCCAGTGGTTTCACCTGCAAAATCTTCCATAATAATTTTGTCTGTTTTCCAGTTATAATGCAAAGCCTGACAGGAATAGGTATCTTCTCCAATGCTGAAAACGACTTCCTCTTTGGCTATCAACTCATTTCGGTCTAAAATAATCTGAAGATAATTTGCTTTGAGACTAATATCCTCATAGCTAAGGCTGACATTTTCCTGAGCAACAACTACATCTTCTCCCTCGATTACTTGATAACTAACAAAATTAGCATCAATACTTAATTTACCCTCTACATATTCCTCTTCTTCCTCTTCAGGTACAATTTCTTCAACTGCTTCCTGAAATCCAAAAAGGCCTCCGGTAATAGATTCAGCAATAGCTTTATTATCTGCATCATAACCGGTAATCTGGAATTGCCATTGATACTGGTGTTTTTTCTCTAAAGGTTTACTAACCTCCTCCTTGTTAAAGGTAATCTGGCTGATGTTTATATCTTCAATATCAACTCTCCAGATTTCTTCATCCTCAGTCAAATCATGGACTATGAATTCTCCCTTGGCAGAAAATATAACATTTTTAAAAGGAAAAGTAGTTATAGCAATTGATTGCCATTTAAATACCGGCTCTTCTTCTTGTACAATTTCATTATCAACTGGGTATATAGCCGTACAGGAGGGTAACCAGAAATCAACCTCAACCTGTTCGGTCCTTCCTACCAATTCATTAAATTGATAACCTTCTATGTAGTAGCTGTAAGTATTCCTATCCAGCACTTCCTCATCAGTCCACCAATACTGAAAACCTTCATCTTGATAGTCGGCTTTTATTTCCTCAAAATCACCCTTATTAATACTTTTAAATACTTTATATTCATCAGCCGTCTCCCATTCAAAAGGAGACCAGAACAGGCGAATCTCATATTCGGTAAATCCTTGCCAGAATCTGGTAACAGCATAAGCTTTAATCTGCTCATCAGATAAAAAATCTGTTTGAGCATCTGCTAAAATATTTATTAAGGGCATGGTTAAGATAGCAATAGTTAATATACCTGTTAATATTAAATTAAGCAGTATTTTTAACGAAAAATTGTGGAAAATTGAGGAGATTGTAAGAAATATATTTTTAGGTATATATACAGGTATATATGTATAAAAGATATCGAAGATAATTTTTGAGTAAGTATAAAATAGCTGCCTTTTGAAACTGAATTTATAGTTCCTTGTGTTCATAATGTTTATTTTGCTACCTTATTTAAGTGTATATTTACAATTATTTTATTATTATATTATGAATATAATATTATTTACAATTATTTTATTTACATTTTTATTCACAATAATTTAAATTTATTCTTTATTCATTAATGTAAAATATAAAGTTTAAAGTTATAAGTTTAATTCTATGCGGAGATAATGATATGAGATTACTTCATTACCTGAATTTACTTACATCGACTTTTTCTTAAAATAATGTCACAAGAATCACAAGAGAACCGTCCCTTTGTGTCCGTTATTATGTTTTTTCAGCTCTAATTACCAGAAAAATGCCTAATCCTAAAAATATGAGATTAGGTATCCAGGATGAAATGAAAGGATCTACCATGCCACCCCTACCAAGGGAACGACATAAAGAATATATTACATAATAGAGGAAAACCAGAGCAATACTAATTATAATACCGGTAGCTTTGGTACTTCTTTTAATCTGAATACCAAGGGGAACACCCATCAGGGCAAAAATCAAGCCAGAGAGGGGATAGGAAAATTTAACATGATAGTCTACTTCAAAATTTTTAGTATCCACTCCCGCATCAGACAGTATCTGTATTTGTTGCTTCAACTCTCTACTAGGCATTTCCTGAGGTGTACGCTGATTCTTGAAAAAGTCCTGCAACTCATCTTTCACCTGTATTTCCATTTCCTGGAAACTCATTTCATAGGTAATCTTACCGTCCTCATTATAATTATAGATGGTACCATTCTTTAATTGCCAGGTATCTACAACCCATTGACCCTCAGTGGCAGTAATTACCCTGGGAAAACGTTCACGGGTCATCTCATAAATCATTATTTCCCTCATAATCATATTTTGTTCATCTAAACGGTTTATATAAAAATATCGGTTTTCGGCATCCCGGAAAAAGACATTACGTTGAATATGGGGAGGACCTTTCTTTAGCACAATCTCCCTGATAATATTTTGAGAGATATGATTGGTTTCCGGTACTATGTAATCATTAGTTACAAAAGATAGAATACTGATTAAAATGCCTGCAACTAAAAAAGGTTTCATGATTCTACGAAAACTGATACCACCAGTGCGCATGGCCGCAATTTCGTTATTAGTGGACATCTGAGCAATAGCCAGTTCACTGGAACCCAAGAGAGCGATAGGGAAAGTTAGTACTAAAAAAGCAGGAAGGCGATAGAGTAATAATTCAATTACATTGATAATAGGCACTTTTTTATTGATAAGCATTTCCATAAGCTCAAACATTGTTTCCATAATAAGTAGAATGGTTAAAAGAGCTACTACTCCCAGAAAATAATTCATTACCTGAGAAATAATATAGCGGTCTATGATTTTTGTGCCAGGAATTTTCACTGTCTACCTCTTTATTGATCTATTCATTTTTTTGAATTTATTTCTTCTCACGTTTTAAAATTTCTTCATTATTATAACACAAAACATTTTCAGAAAAAAAAGATTTTTATAGACAGGAAAATAGTAAAAAGAAATAATACATTTTAGAGGATTTCAGAAACTTATTGAATTCTTAAAATAATTACAATTCAAAGAATACTTTTCTTGCACCTGAGGTGAGTTTATTATATAATCCATTTGTTATTATGATTAGAAAATCATTTTATGATTTTTAAATTTTCATTAAATGATGTAAAATAAAGTAATTATATTAGTATTCAGTGACTAATTACTTAAGTAATACTTTTAAAAATTTTATTTTTATCATTAATACAATTAATAAAACTACAGGAGTGAAAAATTTGTTAACTTATTTAACCAGAGCTATAGTAAGAATAAGAACAAGGCTATACAGGGCAACAGTGCAATTAAAAATACTAATAGTGCCTCCTATAGTACCTAAAATATTTTCCACTTTGCTTTTTCTGATGCTTCTAGCACTATACCTGTTAAGCCCACTTTCCAATACTTTGTTTCTTGTCTCCTTAGCCCAGGAGAGTGAACAGATCATTCAAGCTCAAAGACAAACCATACCAAATATTATTGAAGTAGAAAAACCTCCCACCTGTCTGGAGATGGGTAAGGAACTTTTCTGGGAACAGAAATACTCACAAGCAATTAAACAACTGGAACAGTGTATTCCTGAAGATCCCGACAATCCTGAAATCTATTATTATATTGGTCAATCATATTTTCAACAGGGGCAGCAATCTACACAAAAGAGAAATATAATCAAAGCAACTAGATATTACCGCCAGGCATACCAGGTTTCTGATACTGCGATAGAAAAATATTTAAAGAAAATCGAAGAAAATTCCGATAAAGACCATACCAATGATTACTTTCAGCTTGCTTATATTTATGAGATTCGTAGCTTAATACCGGGTGTTGATGAATACCAGAAAGCCATAGATATTTACCAGAAGCTAATAGCTGAAAAACCCTATCACACTAATGTTTATTATCATTTGGGCTGGATTTATTACCAGCAGGAAGACTATCAAAATGCCATAGATACCTTTTTTAGATATCTCAAACCGGGTCTTAAAAGTGATTTTGTTTACTATTATTTAGGGCTATCCTATGATAAAATAGATGAAAAAGAGAAAGCTGAATATTATTTTCAGCTTATCCTGAAAGAGTTCCCTGATACTAACTTCGCAGATTTAGCCAAAAAAGAATTATTCTAAATTTTCCTAATAGACAATGTAATTGAAAAAAGGAGAAACGCCTTGTTTTCTTTAATTAATAAAAACAAGCAACGAGTAAAGTATTTTAAAAAAATTTCATTAAGGTCAGTGCCAGTGTTTTTACTAAAAAAGATTTTATTACCTTTTTTGTTGTTGCTCACCATAACAATTTTTCTTAATGGATGTAGTATAATTAATCCCCAGACCGGTACGTTGGAAGGAGTGGTGCATCGTCAAAGTTCAGAAAGCTCAGAACCACTTTCGGATGCACTAATAAGCATTAGTGGATCTACTAATACTACTTACACTGACCAGGATGGATATTTCCTGATAAATGAAGTCCCAGCGGGGAAAAGAACCTTAACTATTATTAAAGAAGGATATATTACCCTTAAATTGATTAATGTATTTATTGAACCAAATATTATCAATGAAGTTTATTTTGGCGATCCAATCATTCTTCAGCCAAAGGAAGACACTATTCTTTATGATACAGCTATAGAGTTTCTGGAACAGAAAGATTACCAGCAAGCTATGGATACTTTCATAGAATTGCGCGATACATTCCCCGACAGCTTCTGGGCCGATGATGCCCAGTATTATATTGGCAATATTTACGAAATAAGTGGGCTTTATATTGCAGCAAGAGATGAGTATTCACTTCTTCTTTTTTATTACCCCGACAGCTCCTGGGCTGATAATGCACGCCTGGGAATAGGAAACTGTTATTATCAGACTGGCGATTACTACCATGCTAAAATCCAATATCAGTCGGTTATTGATAATTATCCGCTCAGTGATTTAATTCCTCTGGCTCAGTACCGAATAGCCTGGTGCAATAAAAGATTGGGTGATAATAATGAAGCTATTATGGCTTTTCAGCAAATAATAGCACTTTATCCTGAAAGCATTTATGCTCCTGCCGCTCAATACTTTATCGGGGAAATATACTATAATTTACAAAACTACAATCAAGCTATTATGGCTTTTCAGACTACAATCAATAACTATCCCTTTTCTGCCTGGCCTGGTGAAAACAGACTGATTGCTCCGGCTGCCTATTTTTATATCGGTTATTGTTATGAAAAGCAAGCAATGTGGGAAGAAGCAATTGCCGCCTATCAGGTAATTGTTGATGAATATCCTAATAGTACCTGGGATGATGGCAAATCAATAGCTACACAAGCTCAACAGCGGATCGATTTTATTAGAGCAAATTATCTTCCACCCGAAGAAAATCCTGAAGAAGAATGACGAAAAATATATAAAATGAATGCAAAAGAGATATTTGACTCAAGTAGTGATCTGGAAAAGATTGAACTATGTCAATCGGGAAATACCGAAGCCTTTTCCTTCTTAGTTGAAAAATATAAGAATATGGTTTATCAGCTGGCATTACGTATGACCGGAAATTACCATGACAGTGAAGATATCGCTCAGGAATCCTTTTTAAAAGCATACCGTTCCCTGCATCAATATAATCCCGCTTATTCTTTCTCCAGCTGGTTATACAAGATTACCCTTAACATTATACGCGATAGAATGAGGAAGAAGGCTTTAACCATACCTTTTTCTGCCCAGCAGGAAGTCGACGATGAAACAGCAAATGCTGTTTTCCATAACCATAATGAACTGAAAACTAATCCAGAGGAATGGCAGGTCCAGCAGGAACACAAAAATGAGTTACAAGCCGCTATCAAAACCCTGCCTCTTGCCCAACGAGAGATTATTGTTCTACGCCATATGCAAAACCTTTCTTATCATGAGATTGCTAAAGTTACGAACATCCCCCTGAATTCAGTAAAGGTCCGTCTACACAGAGCCAGAGTACAATTGAAAGATATTTTACAAAATATAAAAAAATAAAAAATATATAGTAAAAAAATTCCTTCTTTATGTAACATTCTGTCAAATTTTACGTATCATTAAGTAGAAAGATAAATAAAAAGAGGATACAATTTTATAGCATCCAAATTACGTAAAACTATAAAGATATAAAATTGTAAGATTATGCAAACCAAGAGGTATGTACTGAAATTCTCTAAAGAAAAGTTTTAAAAAAATTTTGTTTTATAAATAAGAAAAAATCTACTAGATATTAAATTAATACTAAATTAAGGGGGTTTTCAAGGGGAAAGATTCCCTTGAATATCTTGCTAGAATGAAAAACAGTAAATGTCAGAATATTCAGGAATATATAGAGGATTATCTGGAAGGAAGGCTCTCAACCGAGGAATCAGCCGAGATAGAAGAGCATCTTAATTCCTGCTCTGATTGCCAGAAGGAATTCCAAGCCTGGCAGAATCTTTATCAAAAATTAAATTCCTTATCCTTATCTGAAGAACAACTCCCAACTGATTTTACTGACCAGGTTATGCAAAAAATTACCCAGGAAGAATCAATTGTGGTGCAGAGTTGGTGGGAAAAGGCTCACCATCTTCTAACCATCCCGCGTATTTCCCTGAAGTGGGCTGCAGCGTTAGGTGTAACCCTGGTAACTGCTTTTCTGGGTTATAATATGTATTTTTCATCAGTCGAGCAATACTGCCCCAACAATTTAGCTGAGATTACCTTTTCTATGAGGGCTGATGCCAGCCAGATAAATAGTATTGCTGTAGTGGGTGACTTCAACGACTGGGATCCTAATCGTAATCTTCTAATTGATGATAACAATGATGGTATATGGACTGTTACTTTGAAACTGGAACCGGGACGCTATGAGTATATGTTTATCATTGATGGACAAAAGTGGGTCCCTGATCCGGCAGCTTACCGTTATGTCAGTGACGGTTTTGGCAATAAAAATGCCGTTATTGAAATCAGCAATTGCCAGTCGGAATGATTTAAAAAAAATTTGGGATAGAATATTGAGATAGAATAAATAAATGAAAAATAGAATGGAAAAGAAATTGATAAAAGAACAAACAAATAGAAAAGTTTTATTTTCATTGATATGCCTGACTATTACAGCACTTTTCTTTTTCTCCCTATCTCTTTCCATTCAGGCAAGTGAATCTAAAAATGGAAATGCTATTAGCCAGTTTGAACAAGCTCTCGATAACTCATCTTACAGTGACTTTCAGAAAAGGATGGTGCTAAATACAGTTCAGGAAGCAATAGATAAAGGAATTTCCACTGAAGATACCCTTTCCATTATAAAAGACAGTGTGCAAAACGAGGTTGATCCCTACAATATCAAAAAATTTCTTGATACGGTTATTTCAGCTAAAAATGATGGTATTTCGGAAAAACCTCTTCTTAATAAAGTAAAAGAAGGACTGGCCAAAAATGTGGAAGAGCGCTTGATTATTAATGTGCTTAACCAGAAATCGGAAAATATGAAGATTGCTCAAAACCTGCTTGCTGAAAGTCAAATTCAGAACGGGGAACCAGAAGAGATGATTGATATACTTGCTGATTCTCTTACTAATGGTGTTCCCCAGAGCACTCTGGCGCAGATTTTAAAGCTGAGTAGCGAACAGGGTAAAGAATGGTCAGAAGTAGAAGATGTTACCAAAGAGCTGGCTAACCTGGGTTTGAAGGCAATTGAAATGGGTATCGGAAGTGATAAGGTAGAAAGCATATTCAACCAGGCATTGGAGGTTGAGAATAATCTGGAAAATATTTGTATGAATATTCAGGACCTTATTGTAGCAGCAATAGCAGTTCAGGTCACATCCAGCTCATTACAGCGGGATACAATGGTGGAAGGTACCAGCAGTAGTTCATCTATTCCTGGTTTACCCTCTTCATCATCTGGAAGTGCAATAAGCGGATCTGGTTCTTCTGCTCCCTCTGGAGAAACAGGCTCTTCCCCCATTTCTTCAGGTGGGGATGACACAACTGATAACGAAAGTGGCTCATCACCGTTTAATTAATAGATATAGTTCATTGACAATAAAATAAAGGTCAAAGTTTTTAGTTCATAGTTTCACTTCTGTCAAGGATAATAATACTGAAAACTATAAACTGAAAACTACTCACAGTTATTCCCACAGTTGTAAGATGCTTGACTTTTAGCAAATTATATATTATAAACTATAATGATTGCCTATAAAAGCTGGTTTCTTAGCCCGTATGAGGTCGACATGCGGTGTATTTATCTGTAAAATATTTTTAAATAGCTTATAGATAAAAAGCCAGGAATCCAGATTAAAGAGAAATTAATTAATTTCTCACTAAAATCCATGGAAAAAAAGAAAATAGAAATAATTAAGAAACACGAAAGGAGAATTCTTAATGAAGAAATTATTAGTACTCTTACTTATTGCAACCCTTGCCGCTTTTGTTTTTGTCGGCTGTGACCTGATTCCCAGCGAAGGCGAAGGCGAAGGCGAAGGCGAAGGCGAAGTTGAAAGCGTTACCATTGCAATAGATGGAGCGTATGAAGTAGGTGGAGTAAAATACATTAAAGG
Coding sequences within it:
- a CDS encoding LptA/OstA family protein; translated protein: MRKLFIVFLVILLMSVSNVFMSAQEQGGQTEIAVQENNQQEESVVELTADQVNYDKENDLMVFIGNVVIIQEDTTLTSELASFNVDNKIGQISENVKLVQEDITITGEKLEAFLNDKRYIFENQVELVQEREDAQGESDNITWLCQKLEIFTETKNMTATGEVVISKKDYTINALEAIYNDAEDKITLTGGVKIEEIANNRRISGDSAVFYIDDDKLEVTGNVRSSIVLD
- a CDS encoding zf-HC2 domain-containing protein, which produces MKNSKCQNIQEYIEDYLEGRLSTEESAEIEEHLNSCSDCQKEFQAWQNLYQKLNSLSLSEEQLPTDFTDQVMQKITQEESIVVQSWWEKAHHLLTIPRISLKWAAALGVTLVTAFLGYNMYFSSVEQYCPNNLAEITFSMRADASQINSIAVVGDFNDWDPNRNLLIDDNNDGIWTVTLKLEPGRYEYMFIIDGQKWVPDPAAYRYVSDGFGNKNAVIEISNCQSE
- a CDS encoding sigma-70 family RNA polymerase sigma factor; the protein is MNAKEIFDSSSDLEKIELCQSGNTEAFSFLVEKYKNMVYQLALRMTGNYHDSEDIAQESFLKAYRSLHQYNPAYSFSSWLYKITLNIIRDRMRKKALTIPFSAQQEVDDETANAVFHNHNELKTNPEEWQVQQEHKNELQAAIKTLPLAQREIIVLRHMQNLSYHEIAKVTNIPLNSVKVRLHRARVQLKDILQNIKK
- a CDS encoding LptF/LptG family permease; this encodes MKIPGTKIIDRYIISQVMNYFLGVVALLTILLIMETMFELMEMLINKKVPIINVIELLLYRLPAFLVLTFPIALLGSSELAIAQMSTNNEIAAMRTGGISFRRIMKPFLVAGILISILSFVTNDYIVPETNHISQNIIREIVLKKGPPHIQRNVFFRDAENRYFYINRLDEQNMIMREIMIYEMTRERFPRVITATEGQWVVDTWQLKNGTIYNYNEDGKITYEMSFQEMEIQVKDELQDFFKNQRTPQEMPSRELKQQIQILSDAGVDTKNFEVDYHVKFSYPLSGLIFALMGVPLGIQIKRSTKATGIIISIALVFLYYVIYSLCRSLGRGGMVDPFISSWIPNLIFLGLGIFLVIRAEKT
- a CDS encoding tetratricopeptide repeat protein, which encodes MFSLINKNKQRVKYFKKISLRSVPVFLLKKILLPFLLLLTITIFLNGCSIINPQTGTLEGVVHRQSSESSEPLSDALISISGSTNTTYTDQDGYFLINEVPAGKRTLTIIKEGYITLKLINVFIEPNIINEVYFGDPIILQPKEDTILYDTAIEFLEQKDYQQAMDTFIELRDTFPDSFWADDAQYYIGNIYEISGLYIAARDEYSLLLFYYPDSSWADNARLGIGNCYYQTGDYYHAKIQYQSVIDNYPLSDLIPLAQYRIAWCNKRLGDNNEAIMAFQQIIALYPESIYAPAAQYFIGEIYYNLQNYNQAIMAFQTTINNYPFSAWPGENRLIAPAAYFYIGYCYEKQAMWEEAIAAYQVIVDEYPNSTWDDGKSIATQAQQRIDFIRANYLPPEENPEEE
- a CDS encoding tetratricopeptide repeat protein; the protein is MLTYLTRAIVRIRTRLYRATVQLKILIVPPIVPKIFSTLLFLMLLALYLLSPLSNTLFLVSLAQESEQIIQAQRQTIPNIIEVEKPPTCLEMGKELFWEQKYSQAIKQLEQCIPEDPDNPEIYYYIGQSYFQQGQQSTQKRNIIKATRYYRQAYQVSDTAIEKYLKKIEENSDKDHTNDYFQLAYIYEIRSLIPGVDEYQKAIDIYQKLIAEKPYHTNVYYHLGWIYYQQEDYQNAIDTFFRYLKPGLKSDFVYYYLGLSYDKIDEKEKAEYYFQLILKEFPDTNFADLAKKELF